A region of Roseobacter litoralis Och 149 DNA encodes the following proteins:
- the bchJ gene encoding bacteriochlorophyll 4-vinyl reductase has protein sequence MADMSVNEPLRKSPRIGPNAILQLEEPLDRMLGQGALAQILKITRVAMPSGKEMVPQEDVGLVHHTMWRLFPEQAGTLSDRAGVGTARYIAANRIPKAARVMLRILPRVWAERMLTKAISDHAWTFCGSGALDTRRENGEIHFMLRENPLADKVTQPPHRCIWHAAVFAELFSLVLGRPYYCKEVSCCALGAELCHFVVSRDRPTGHFKGLQL, from the coding sequence ATGGCTGACATGTCTGTTAACGAGCCACTGAGAAAGTCGCCGCGCATCGGGCCTAATGCGATTTTGCAATTGGAAGAGCCGCTTGATCGTATGTTGGGGCAGGGCGCGTTGGCGCAGATACTGAAGATAACCCGTGTGGCGATGCCATCGGGTAAAGAAATGGTGCCGCAAGAGGATGTTGGGCTCGTGCATCATACGATGTGGCGCCTCTTCCCCGAGCAGGCCGGAACACTGTCAGACCGAGCCGGGGTCGGCACCGCGCGCTACATTGCGGCAAACCGTATCCCCAAGGCCGCTCGGGTTATGCTGCGTATCCTGCCACGCGTTTGGGCGGAAAGAATGCTGACCAAAGCCATCTCAGACCATGCATGGACATTTTGCGGTTCAGGCGCGCTGGATACCAGACGCGAGAATGGAGAAATCCACTTTATGCTGCGTGAAAACCCACTTGCGGACAAGGTCACACAGCCACCACATCGGTGCATCTGGCACGCCGCAGTATTTGCCGAACTGTTCAGCTTGGTCCTTGGTCGCCCCTATTATTGCAAAGAGGTCTCATGCTGCGCGCTTGGAGCCGAACTGTGCCATTTTGTGGTGAGCCGCGACAGACCGACGGGCCATTTCAAAGGGCTGCAACTTTAG
- a CDS encoding MarC family protein — protein MIVDTAFLITAFVTMFVVIDPIGLAPLFVALTHGMSDQARRRIALRATIIAVVILLAFAAFGEALLNFIGISMPAFRVAGGVLLFLTALDMLFERRTKRREDRSEEDDSDDPSVFPLAIPLIAGPGSIASVILLMGQRPGLEGAVMVLGATGLVMLIVLAFFMISGPIGRALGKTGITVVTRLLGMLLAALSVQFVLEGLAAFGFGPGPG, from the coding sequence ATGATTGTTGATACAGCTTTTCTGATTACCGCTTTTGTCACCATGTTCGTGGTCATTGATCCGATTGGTCTGGCCCCACTTTTCGTTGCGCTGACACATGGCATGTCGGATCAGGCGAGGCGCAGGATCGCGCTGCGGGCTACAATTATCGCTGTCGTCATTTTGCTGGCTTTCGCAGCCTTTGGCGAAGCCCTGTTGAATTTTATCGGCATTTCCATGCCTGCCTTCCGTGTTGCAGGGGGTGTGCTCTTGTTCCTCACCGCGCTGGACATGTTGTTTGAGCGGCGCACAAAGCGGCGCGAGGATCGCTCCGAAGAAGACGACAGCGACGACCCTTCCGTTTTCCCACTGGCAATTCCTCTGATCGCAGGGCCGGGTTCCATCGCGTCGGTGATCCTGTTGATGGGTCAGCGCCCGGGGCTGGAAGGCGCGGTGATGGTCCTTGGCGCAACCGGTCTCGTGATGCTGATCGTGCTGGCGTTTTTCATGATCAGCGGCCCGATTGGGCGGGCACTGGGTAAAACGGGTATCACGGTAGTCACGCGTCTGCTGGGCATGCTGCTCGCGGCCCTGTCCGTTCAATTCGTGCTGGAAGGTCTCGCGGCATTCGGCTTTGGCCCCGGACCGGGCTGA